The following proteins come from a genomic window of Candidatus Margulisiibacteriota bacterium:
- a CDS encoding helix-turn-helix domain-containing protein produces the protein MVESKDIRKVIGDKLKTVRHKLNYSLQQMATECGLDYSHYCLIEKGKRYVRLDVLQRISDNLSVSLDFWFRNDDIPLVPHSTKKVYEAISSLGKDKLEFLFDLLTAYQKVKY, from the coding sequence ATGGTTGAGAGCAAGGATATCCGCAAAGTTATCGGCGACAAACTCAAAACTGTCCGTCACAAACTCAACTATTCCCTGCAGCAAATGGCTACCGAATGCGGGCTGGATTACTCGCATTACTGCTTGATCGAAAAAGGCAAGCGTTACGTTCGGCTGGATGTGCTGCAGAGGATTTCCGACAATTTAAGCGTGTCTTTGGATTTCTGGTTTAGAAATGACGATATACCTCTGGTGCCTCATTCCACTAAAAAAGTTTACGAAGCCATAAGCTCGCTGGGCAAAGACAAATTGGAATTTTTATTCGACTTGCTGACAGCCTATCAAAAAGTCAAGTACTAA
- the rlmN gene encoding 23S rRNA (adenine(2503)-C(2))-methyltransferase RlmN: MLKNLKDLDLAELKKIAVRPFYGAILFDWLQNKAAEDLDQISNLPKVWRTELKNNGYGIADLKLLKRSDDPDGTRKYLFALPDNCKIETVLLNDAGRQTLCLSTQVGCKMACVFCATGRLKFRRDLSAGEIVDQVIQVEKIEKVKIQNLVYMGMGEPLDNYDHVLKSIRILNDKAGKNIGARHITISTCGIIPGIVRLADEGLQIRLAVSLHAATDSLRAKLMPINKKYPLPDLMRALKTYQKKTGRRLTFEYIMLHGVNDAREQAKSLLKLLSGLNAHINLIEYNSHARAEFQPSAKKTLKEFWWLATDRGFETTIRYKRGQAVKAACGQLSGES, encoded by the coding sequence GTGCTTAAAAATCTGAAAGACCTTGATCTCGCGGAGTTAAAAAAGATCGCTGTCCGGCCGTTTTACGGCGCGATCTTATTTGACTGGCTGCAAAATAAAGCGGCGGAAGATCTCGACCAGATCTCCAATTTACCAAAAGTTTGGCGGACGGAATTAAAAAATAACGGCTACGGGATTGCCGATCTGAAACTACTGAAAAGATCAGACGATCCGGACGGCACGCGAAAATATCTTTTTGCTCTGCCGGACAATTGCAAGATCGAGACAGTCCTTTTAAATGACGCCGGTCGGCAGACGCTCTGTCTTTCCACGCAGGTCGGCTGCAAAATGGCCTGTGTTTTTTGCGCGACCGGCCGCCTGAAATTTAGGCGCGATCTCTCCGCGGGAGAAATAGTCGATCAAGTTATTCAAGTTGAGAAAATCGAAAAGGTGAAAATTCAAAACCTCGTTTATATGGGCATGGGCGAACCGCTGGATAATTATGACCATGTTTTAAAATCTATCCGCATCCTCAATGACAAAGCCGGCAAAAATATTGGCGCGCGGCATATCACTATCTCGACCTGCGGCATTATTCCGGGCATTGTTAGATTGGCGGACGAGGGGCTGCAGATCCGGCTGGCGGTCTCTCTGCACGCGGCGACAGACTCTCTGCGCGCTAAACTAATGCCGATCAATAAAAAATATCCGCTACCGGATTTAATGCGGGCATTAAAGACTTATCAAAAGAAAACCGGCCGGCGTTTGACTTTCGAGTACATCATGCTGCACGGCGTTAATGACGCGCGCGAGCAGGCCAAAAGCCTGTTAAAATTATTGAGCGGCCTAAACGCGCACATTAACCTCATCGAATACAATTCCCACGCGCGCGCGGAATTCCAGCCCAGCGCGAAAAAAACGCTGAAAGAATTTTGGTGGCTGGCCACCGACCGCGGTTTTGAGACAACCATACGCTACAAAAGAGGCCAGGCGGTCAAGGCAGCTTGTGGTCAGCTGTCCGGGGAGAGTTAG
- a CDS encoding AMP-binding protein, translating into MTNEQPRNLYEAFAAVTAAHENKFLFEKKYTFRQVWQMAKNRALALQKLGIQRGDRVGILGVNSWEWCVTHMAIMCLGAVAVHLDQNLGVESWQKMLDSVSAKALFVARDFAALKFQNVQVLDLHAGWDDRAAEVAAPEVTMQDTACFLFTSGTTSEPKIVPLTHGNLYFTAMGLIKFLRDDLHVMNGGENILAILPLHHSYGLLANYVGPVIFGCMVMFQPSLKGPDIIKSLAETPIHVFFGVPQLWELFFDGIAARVKAQSALKYFLFMTILNTAPYWRKIPLLNTALAKVFEPVHQVIGQELKFLVSGGAALKPKYFKYYSNMGVKIIEGYGLTETSGPACLSNLLHNTLGSVGGPIEGNEVTLRKLNKDGVGEIWMRGVSVTPGYYNNPQANAEAFDRDGWFNTGDLGFKDRHGELHITGRFKNMIVLDSGENVYPEELEAYYQYSPLIEEISVFGYRFDGTESVFAVVVPREKNKESYAQIKTEIERMNKGLPSYKTLSTFAVSFTPLPRNSTKKIVVRHVIKELEQGKYQRAAGQNAVRQPYMPDEPRPKEILKILAEKFSEVKTFYQDTTLLELKVDSLRLLDLAAYLEQRLGVVIKLEELAAKQNLKEIVEYAAACPALSAPQEDQLTGPLRYKVKPNGNPLLSFYALVCGAISRWRWGLTVKNPELYATENCIFAPNHQSYLDIIWLWITMPAAARRKTYILAKKELSFLAWLLGGRLPLIYVDRQQSQALASLKAGADILRQGCSLIVFPEGTRTFDGQPGEFKIGAALLAHKLGKKIVPVKIKGAYEIYPRHRRLPDWRAKARGEVILNPPLDPRDFADAEELNNKLKDVIERA; encoded by the coding sequence ATGACAAACGAACAGCCGCGCAACCTTTACGAGGCTTTTGCCGCGGTCACTGCCGCGCATGAGAATAAGTTTCTCTTTGAGAAAAAATATACTTTTCGGCAGGTTTGGCAGATGGCCAAAAACCGCGCTCTGGCTTTGCAAAAGCTGGGCATTCAGCGCGGCGACCGCGTAGGTATTTTGGGCGTGAACAGCTGGGAATGGTGTGTGACGCACATGGCGATCATGTGTCTGGGCGCGGTGGCTGTGCATCTGGACCAAAATCTCGGTGTGGAGAGCTGGCAAAAAATGCTCGATAGTGTTTCCGCCAAAGCGCTTTTTGTGGCGCGGGATTTTGCCGCGCTTAAATTTCAGAATGTGCAGGTTTTAGATCTGCACGCCGGCTGGGATGACCGCGCTGCTGAAGTGGCTGCGCCGGAAGTGACGATGCAGGACACGGCGTGTTTTCTGTTTACCTCCGGCACGACCAGCGAGCCGAAGATCGTGCCGCTCACGCACGGCAATCTTTATTTTACCGCGATGGGCTTGATCAAGTTTTTGCGCGATGACCTGCACGTGATGAACGGCGGTGAGAATATTTTGGCGATCCTGCCGCTGCATCACAGTTACGGTCTGCTGGCCAATTATGTGGGGCCGGTTATCTTTGGCTGTATGGTCATGTTTCAGCCGTCGCTCAAAGGGCCGGACATTATCAAGAGTCTGGCCGAGACGCCGATCCATGTGTTTTTTGGCGTGCCGCAGCTCTGGGAGCTTTTCTTTGACGGCATTGCCGCCAGGGTCAAGGCGCAGTCCGCGCTGAAGTATTTTTTATTCATGACTATTTTGAACACCGCTCCGTACTGGCGCAAAATCCCGCTGCTAAACACAGCGCTGGCCAAAGTTTTTGAGCCGGTGCATCAAGTGATCGGCCAGGAGCTAAAATTTCTGGTCAGCGGCGGCGCGGCACTCAAGCCGAAATATTTTAAATATTATTCCAATATGGGTGTCAAAATTATCGAGGGTTACGGCTTGACCGAAACTTCCGGCCCGGCTTGCCTGTCCAATCTCCTGCACAATACACTTGGCTCAGTGGGCGGCCCGATCGAGGGCAATGAAGTGACGCTGCGCAAGCTCAATAAAGACGGCGTCGGTGAAATTTGGATGCGCGGCGTGTCGGTGACGCCGGGTTACTACAACAATCCGCAGGCCAACGCCGAAGCGTTTGACCGGGACGGCTGGTTCAATACCGGCGATCTGGGGTTCAAAGACAGGCACGGCGAACTGCACATCACCGGCCGTTTCAAGAACATGATCGTTTTAGACTCCGGCGAAAATGTTTATCCTGAAGAATTGGAAGCCTACTATCAATACTCGCCGCTGATCGAGGAAATTTCAGTTTTTGGCTACCGCTTCGACGGCACGGAAAGTGTTTTTGCCGTTGTCGTGCCGCGCGAAAAAAACAAAGAAAGCTACGCACAGATCAAAACCGAGATAGAAAGAATGAACAAAGGCCTGCCGAGTTACAAAACGCTTTCCACATTTGCCGTGTCTTTCACACCGCTGCCGCGCAACTCCACAAAAAAAATCGTAGTGCGCCACGTCATCAAAGAATTGGAGCAGGGCAAATATCAGCGCGCCGCCGGCCAAAACGCTGTCCGCCAGCCGTACATGCCTGACGAGCCGCGCCCAAAAGAGATTTTAAAAATTTTGGCGGAAAAATTCAGCGAGGTGAAAACTTTTTACCAGGACACCACTCTGCTGGAGTTAAAAGTTGATTCTTTGCGCCTGCTCGATCTGGCAGCCTACCTGGAGCAGCGGCTGGGCGTGGTCATAAAGCTAGAAGAGCTGGCGGCCAAGCAGAATCTAAAAGAAATCGTAGAGTACGCGGCCGCTTGTCCGGCGTTGAGCGCGCCGCAGGAAGACCAGCTGACCGGCCCTTTGCGCTACAAAGTCAAACCCAACGGCAATCCGCTCCTGTCTTTTTACGCGCTGGTGTGCGGCGCTATTTCCCGCTGGCGCTGGGGACTGACGGTCAAAAACCCTGAGCTGTATGCGACGGAAAATTGCATTTTTGCGCCCAACCATCAATCCTATCTGGATATTATCTGGCTCTGGATAACCATGCCCGCCGCGGCGCGGCGGAAAACTTACATACTGGCCAAAAAGGAATTATCTTTTTTGGCCTGGCTGCTGGGCGGCCGCCTGCCGCTGATTTATGTCGACCGGCAGCAGAGTCAGGCGCTGGCCTCGCTCAAGGCCGGCGCGGATATTTTGCGGCAAGGCTGCTCGCTGATCGTCTTTCCGGAAGGCACGCGCACCTTTGACGGCCAGCCCGGTGAATTTAAGATCGGCGCGGCTTTGCTGGCGCATAAACTGGGCAAAAAAATTGTGCCGGTGAAGATCAAAGGCGCTTATGAGATCTACCCGCGCCACCGCCGCCTGCCGGACTGGCGAGCCAAAGCCCGGGGGGAAGTAATCTTAAATCCGCCGCTGGACCCGCGCGATTTTGCGGACGCGGAAGAATTGAATAACAAATTAAAAGATGTGATCGAGCGTGCTTAA